A DNA window from Linepithema humile isolate Giens D197 chromosome 6, Lhum_UNIL_v1.0, whole genome shotgun sequence contains the following coding sequences:
- the ND-49 gene encoding NADH-ubiquinone oxidoreductase 49 kDa subunit: MAARALGSILRKNAGFFGAGRLLPSNNVPAIVDVQHRYAHQWNPDLEYLKQFNKPVLYSTEKLDWIPPQNESIIVGPPEPKQTIENMKLNFGPQHPAAHGVLRLILELEGEIVLNADPHIGLLHRGTEKLIEYKTYMQALPYFDRLDYVSMMCNEQCFSLAIEKLLNIDVPIRAKYIRVLFAELTRILNHIMGVGTHALDIGALTPFFWLFEEREKMMEFYERVSGARMHAAYVRPGGVSLDLPLGLMDDIYDWASKYSERLDEIEDLLTENRIWRHRTTNIGVVTAENALNMGFSGVMLRGSGIKWDLRKVAPYDAYHLVEFDVPVGTNGDCYDRYLCRMEEMRQSLRIINQCLNQMPEGEVRCDDAKIVPPRREEMKTSMEALIHHFKLYTQGFQVPPGATYTAIEAPKGEFGVYLVSDGSSKPYRCKIKAPGFAHLAGLQHIGPKHFLADIVAIIGTLDVVFGEIDR; this comes from the exons ATGGCGGCTAGAGCTTTGGGTTCAATTCTGCGTAAAAACGCAGGATTTTTCGGCGCAGGCAGGTTATTACCGTCGAATAATGTACCGGCGATCGTCGATGT GCAACATCGTTATGCTCACCAATGGAACCCGGACTTGGAATATCTCAAGCAGTTCAACAAACCTGTGTTATACAGCACGGAGAAGCTTGATTGGATACCACCCCAAAATGAGTCCATCATCGTTGGGCCGCCTGAACCAAAGCAAACTATAGAGAACATGAAGCTAAACTTTGGCCCGCAGCATCCTGCCGCTCACGGTGTGCTGCGGTTAATCCTGGAATTGGAAGGCGAGATTGTGCTCAATGCTGATCCACATATTGGTCTTCTTCATCGTGGTACGGAGAAGTTGATCGAATATAAGACCTACATGCAGGCGTTACCATACTTTGACCGCTTGGACTATGTATCCATGATGTGCAACGAGCAGTGCTTTTCCCTGGCGATAGAGAAGCTGTTGAATATAGATGTGCCTATACGTGCAAAGTATATTCGAG TTCTCTTCGCAGAGCTCACAAGGATCCTGAATCACATTATGGGCGTCGGAACGCACGCGTTGGATATCGGTGCTCTCACACCTTTCTTCTGGCTGTTTGAGGAGCGCGAAAAAATGATGGAGTTTTACGAGCGTGTAAGCGGCGCCCGTATGCACGCAGCTTACGTACGACCTGGTGGTGTCTCACTAGACTTGCCGTTGGGTTTGATGGATGATATATACGACTGGGCATCCAAGTACTCTGAACGATTGGATGAAATAGAGGATCTGTTGACGGAAAACAGAATCTGGCGGCATCGTACAACCAATATTGGTGTTGTAACTGCAGAGAATGCATTGAATATGGGTTTCAGTGGCGTGATGTTACGAGGTTCTGGAATAAAGTGGGATCTGAGGAAGGTTGCACCTTATGATGCTTACCATCTGGTCGAATTTGACGTTCCAGTTGGCACAAATGGCGATTGTTATGACAG GTATCTGTGTCGCATGGAAGAGATGCGTCAGTCACTGCGCATTATCAACCAGTGCCTGAATCAGATGCCCGAGGGCGAAGTGCGATGTGATGATGCCAAAATAGTGCCGCCGCGACGGGAGGAGATGAAAACAAGCATGGAAGCGCTCATCCATCACTTCAAACTGTACACTCAGGGCTTCCAGGTACCACCAGGCGCGACGTATACCGCGATCGAGGCGCCGAAGGGCGAGTTCGGCGTTTACCTTGTCAGCGACGGCAGCAGCAAGCCGTACCGGTGCAAAATCAAAGCGCCGGGCTTTGCTCATCTGGCGGGCCTGCAGCACATAGGACCTAAACATTTTCTCGCTGACATAGTCGCCATCATTGGTACACTGGACGTAGTGTTCGGCGAGATCgatagataa